A section of the Castanea sativa cultivar Marrone di Chiusa Pesio chromosome 12, ASM4071231v1 genome encodes:
- the LOC142619335 gene encoding 12-oxophytodienoate reductase 2-like, which yields MAAEAPTIPLLTPYKLGRFNLSHRVVMAPLTRVRSYGNVSQPHAILYYSQRASKGGLLIAEATGVSDTAQGYPNTPGIWTKEQVEAWKPIIDAVHAKGGIFFCQIWHVGRVSNQGFQPNGQAPISSTNKPLTPQANGTDNPEFTLPRRLRTEEIPQIVNDFRLAARNAIEAGFDGVEIHGAHGYLIDQFMKDQVNDRTDQYGGSLKNRCRFGLEIVEAIANEIGADRVGIRLSPFADYMESGDSNPEALGLYMAESLNKYGILYCHMVEPRMKTAVEKSESPHSLLPMRKAFKGHFFVAGGYDREDGNKAIAENRADLVVYGRLFLANPDLPKRFKLNAPLNKYNRDTFYISNPTLGYIDYPFLEDTA from the exons ATGGCTGCTGAAGCTCCcacaattcctcttcttactcCTTACAAACTGGGCAGGTTCAATCTATCCCATAG AGTTGTTATGGCACCATTGACGAGAGTGAGATCTTATGGCAATGTTTCTCAGCCACATGCTATCTTATATTATTCTCAGAGAGCCTCCAAAGGTGGTCTACTAATAGCTGAAGCCACTGGAGTTTCTGACACTGCTCAAGG gtatccaaacacacccggTATATGGACAAAAGAGCAAGTTGAAGCATGGAAACCCATCATAGATGCTGTTCATGCCAAAGGTGGAATTTTCTTTTGTCAAATTTGGCATGTGGGGAGGGTTTCAAATCAAG GTTTTCAGCCAAATGGTCAAGCTCCAATTTCTTCCACTAACAAGCCTTTAACCCCTCAAGCTAATGGAACTGACAATCCAGAGTTCACTCTTCCAAGGCGACTAAGGACAGAGGAAATTCCTCAAATTGTCAATGATTTTAGACTTGCTGCAAGGAATGCTATTGAAGCTG GTTTTGATGGAGTTGAGATCCATGGGGCTCATGGTTACCTAATTGACCAATTTATGAAGGATCAAGTGAATGATCGAACAGATCAATATGGTGGGTCCCTCAAAAATCGTTGTCGGTTTGGTTTGGAAATAGTTGAAGCTATTGCTAATGAGATAGGAGCAGACAGGGTTGGAATAAGGCTATCTCCTTTTGCAGACTATATGGAATCTGGAGACTCAAATCCAGAAGCTTTGGGCCTTTACATGGCTGAATCCTTAAACAAATATGGGATTCTTTATTGCCATATGGTTGAGCCAAGAATGAAGACAGCTGTAGAAAAGAGTGAAAGTCCCCATAGTCTTCTACCAATGAGAAAGGCTTTCAAGGGTCACTTTTTTGTTGCTGGGGGTTATGATAGGGAAGATGGGAACAAAGCTATTGCTGAAAACCGTGCGGATCTTGTTGTTTATGGTCGTCTGTTTTTAGCCAATCCTGATTTGCCTAAGAGATTTAAGCTCAATGCTCCTCTCAACAAGTACAACAGAGACACATTCTACATCTCTAATCCTACTCTTGGATACATTGATTATCCATTCCTTGAAGACACTGCTTAG